In Vigna angularis cultivar LongXiaoDou No.4 chromosome 8, ASM1680809v1, whole genome shotgun sequence, the DNA window TATTCATTGTTAGAAATTACCATGAAAAATATTGCtgagttttttttatccttttttttattattttagtttattaatttataactaGGGCtataaagaaaactaattaatttactAATGATATGTCTGgtgataattattattattattttttgaaaaataacaacttctttaaaaataaaaacagttttTACAAGAACCAAGAGATTATTTCTTCAAATCAGTTATAATTACACCTATACTAAATTATAACCTTGGTAATATTGTCATTTGTTTATCTAGTTCCCAATTATTATAACTCCAAAAGTGTTAATTAGCActatttcaaatattagtagttttattatttaattagaaatattattgtaattattaaagaatttaagattaaattaactaatattGGAACTATATGTATGTGGGAAATGTACTAcataaaacttataataaaaaaaggtttaacgAGATTTATGTTATTGAGACAGAATCGTCTCAAAtagatttttgtattttttttttattttaattacgttattttttttaaaattgagtcaattttaatcttatattaaATTCAACGAACTTTGTATCTAAGATTACTTACTGTGTAATTTTTAATGACAGTTAcctgtaatttaattattttaaattttaaaaaactatcaTCAACCACAGTCGTGCCCTGGTTGCATTTCACTAGTTGTGCTCTTCCATTCATCGTCATTATGAAATTAAGATTTGATCGCAAGAAAGAGAAAGACATAAAGAACTGGTGGAAGAACATAAGTTCGTTCTCCTGGGAACCCTAATTTTTCTTCCGACTTCTTGTACTTTAGGGGTTCTGTAATTTCTGGGGTTTTGTGAAGCAGGGATAGGAAAGTCTCGATCTTTGATCGGTTTTCGTCGATGGAGGGAGAGGCTTGTTCCAAGAGAGAGAATACTTGGAAATAATGCACATTGTATGGGAGCCTTTGAGATTTCCGAGCCAGAAAGACTCCAAGACCTGGAGAAGAACTCCATGGGTTCACGTGGTGTcgatttttttatctctttatttataatgattattttaataatatgagcAAATAATGATATAGCAATTAATCCAGTGTAAGATAACGGTGATCCAGTGTAAGATAAGGGTGATGCAACTATATAGTTATATAGTTTTAGGGTGATTTTGTTGTGTGTAATATTCTTCTTTTTGGAAAACTTTGATTTCATTAGTTTAGTTATATGACTATTTATATGTAGTACATACTTGTATAAccgtaatataatatttgtatcctaatttttttcttaataattatcATATCTATGATGTTTTGTTTAGTAATTTTACACTGTTAAATGGAAGGTTAGATTAcacaatgtaaaaaataaaaattaaagactaTAAACTAATATGTAACGTATTTTTAATATCGTTGACACGTTACCAAGAGAAAGAAcctaattaaatcaattttaaaaaaaattaaaaattaattgaaaaagaaacagaaacCTATTTAACCAAAATTGAGACTAAATAACTGATTaaacttaaagaaaaatactaattaGAATTATCATGTACGTGATCTAGACCAATCCATATTGTGCCTCTGTTGACAATGCAAAAATTCAAAAGcgattaaagtaaaaaaaaatggactAAAATATtgagaataaattatttaatgtctCATGTGTTAATCATAGAAATATTACCTACtcaacataatttaatttaggtttaatgttATCAGAAGTTCTTCTTTTTGTCCAAAATcttaaatagatattttttcttttttcagcgTATTAATTGGGtcctttttattgttaatttgattcaattagaggtctgccgtcaaattcaGCAAACGGCCGTTTAATAATGGGTAACGTGACATGCTCACTTAAATGTGTAATGACATGTGGCATTAAAAtcgatttttgttttaaaaaaaaattaaggagaGAGGTGATATCAGATGGAGTGAAGGGCAAAggtggaaaaattaaaaaattttagtgAGCATCGCGCTAAGCTACGTCTCCACGTCGTTGACGCTCGTCGAAGAAACAACCCTTTCGGTGACGGTTCCGAGCGCGGAGATGGAGTCGTTGAGGCAGTCTAGCGCGTCACCGATGACGGAACTGCAGACGTTGATCGCCTTCTGCAGATGCGCATCGTGTTCTGCATTGGCACGGAGCTTGGAAGGGAAGTTGGAGAGCTTGGAGAGCTCGTCAATGGCGACGCATAGCGAGAGCTTGAAGAGGAGCTCCGGGTCGGTTGTGTTGGATTCCGGCAACGAGGATAtggtggaaaaattaaaaatttttagGGTTGTCACCTTTAATTGGGGGAAAATATTGGGGGAAAGGTTGTTATTAGTACGGTTCGTGTGAAGGGGAAAAATCGCGTTGTATGTTCGATTGCCCATTACATATGCGGTGGTAGAAGGAGAAAACCCTTGATTTTTTGTTCTTCTGTCATTATTATTCTTCTGCTCTTTGCTGCTTACTCACTCTTTCTTCTAATGTCTAGAGTGATTCTTTCtaccattttcttttcttgtacgTGGATTTCTGCTAATAGGGTTAGTCGGAAAGGGAAAAGAGGAAAATTTCTTTGGATTTTGAAGTCTCTGGTTTCATGTTTATTTCTAAAGTATAGCTTGtgaggttttttctttttatgagtgGAGCAGGTGCAGGATGGGTTTCAActtatcaaaattcaagaatgaGCCTTGCAAATTCAGGGGTTGGAGAAAGATAGGGAAAGTTTTGATCTTTTTGGGTGCAGATAAACAACTTTTGCTGTTACCCATTTAAGTTGAAAGTCTTAATTCACATTAATTGGTGTTTATGATTGATAAAAGCTATTAAAGTGAAAAGATTGATTTTTTGATAACGTCTTAACACTTTGGTTGTTTCTGCAGTTGTTTACTCCAAATTTTTGGCCAATGGAACACAGTTGGAAAAGAAAGTCTCCAAAAAATGAAGACTCACTTGAATGACTTTTCTCTGGATGACCTTAATGAAGATCTCTTAGAGAGGGTGCTTTCATGGCTACCAACTTCCTCCTTCTTCCGCCATACTTCTGTCTGCAAGAGATGGAAGTCAGCTGCTGCTTCTGTGAGTTTCAAGCTTGCCTGCTCACAGAAGCcctaaaaagttttaatttttccacCTTTGCCCTTCACTCCATCTAGTATCACCTctcttcttaattttttttaaaacaaaaatcaattttaatgccACATGTCAATACACATTTAAGGGAGCATGCCACCTTACCAATTATTAAACTGCCGTTTGCtgaatttgacggcagacctctaattgaatcaaattaacaataaaaaggacccaattgatacgccgaaaaGAGAAGAGATCTATTTAAGATTTTGGACAAAAAGAAGGACTTCTGGTAacattaaaactttaatttatcaCAACAAGTCCTTTTAATAAAGGTGCGTGTACTGTGAAAATGATGATATTATGGAGTAAAGagtataaaattgattttataaacttaaactataaaatatagacttaattaaatttgaaattctcaCAACATTGTATACTTTTAATTGGgcatgtattaatttttttttctattgaaatTAATGCTATATGTAATGTTTTAATGATTATTTCTCTCTCTAAGAGTAATCAAATCAAAGAATTTTGAACCTAATCACAAATAAGTCTCTTAAAAAGATATGTGTACAAGATAGAGTTTTCTTGGAACCTTTTTTACTATTTGCTTTTATACTTTCGGCTTTGTTGACTCAAACTATTTACATTCTGAAAAAACCCTGAATGTAAATCTTATGCTTAGCTGTTGTAAATTTGTCAATAGAGGTATTAAGTCTTATCTTGACAAATTTAGCAATGATATTGGTTAATGTTTGGAGAAGTTTCATAACAAAGaatatttagaatttatttgCTTGTGAAATGATACTTGAATTGAATGTTaacataaaaagaattataGCTTATTAAAttatagtgaaaaaaaaattgaaattaaaaatctcaacttttttttttgtttttaaatggttcaaaacaaaattcaaaatcttcttctattttacaatttatttattatttacactataaaagaaaaccaagcatctacaaaaaaaataatagaaaaaggaaaacataTAAGACAAACAAGAAGCCGAAAAGCAAAAATAATCAAGTTAAAACATACTCTTcttacctttttctttctttatgttAGAAAAACAACAGAGGAGAAAACAAAACACTATTCTGGTcctaagaataaaaaaaaggatttttctttctttaccgataatttttttctctataagAAATTATCAACGTGCCCCTTTTATAACACaacataatcaatttaaaattatactctaaaatatataatttgatatatttcttgtaaaatataatattaaagaattACAGTATATCGctggaaaaataaaagattaagatttaaattaataatgataGTTATATAATTGGTAAAAATGTCATCTTAAATCCAATATTTCTAAGCAAATTGTCTAAAAATGTTATAACAAAAGATAGCAGAATTATGGAATGCAGCATTGTCCTCATGTTAGAGAACATCATAAGGTTGAGTAAGAATAGAAACATCTTCGCACTTTTTCCCCCTAAAATGAAGAGTAATCActatttcaaatattagtaattttatgattttggaGTTTGGAGATGACCAAACATTTAAACAAATGAactaattcaattaaattaccAAGCTGTTTGAAAGccagaaaggaaaagaaaaaacttcttAAATGTGTAACATTTTTTCATCACATAGACCCTATATATAAGTAGTGACAATATTCATATCCCAAAAGACCAGAAAgagtttaaatattatatttcttcaaGTTTCGATAGTtataatagtttataaataagaaataatacaaTCCAAAACTTTAAAGAGAATTCAGTCAAATACTTTAGGTTAAACCAACATAGctttatagataaataaatgaCAACCATAAATTTTTTTGGTATATTTGGAGACAAGGAAAATctttttcttgatttcattTTAGGGGAAAAAATGCAGATGGCTAAACTCAAAGCTGTTTTAAGTAGACTAGCTTAGGCATAAGAAGTgatcataaattaaaatgattttctttaCTAGCAAAAGCAaacttaattacattaaatgaactttaaatttttattaattaatttaaaatattctcaTAATTGTTGAAAGATTTATGTTTAACTAATATAGGAACTATATGTGGGAAAATTGTACTTAGATaacacttataataataataaaaaatactaattagaATTGTTAAGGACGGATCTAGACTAATCATGTTGTATCTCTGTTAACAATGCAAATATTGGAAGGAAATTAAAGTTAGTTCTTACATGATATGGTGATATATCTCATGAATCACTTGCATGTATCCTTATATATTTAGTTGCGGACATCAACCTATTAGTCGATTGTTTCtgtttaatagttttatttgattGGTTTTCATTTACagtacaattatatatatatatatatatatatatatatatatatatatatatatatatatatatatatatatatatatatatatttatatttatatttatatttatatgtaagaAGGTTATATACAAAAGATGCAAGCTTATTAGTTGCTCTTTAGCAGTAACATTTTGGCTTATCATTTATCACCCTTATATTTGAGggattaaaatagttttttttttaaataattaggatctaatttttaattttatataataaaaaaccaaaaacatatttaactttactatttatataaatacCATTTATTTCAAGTCATAACTTGGTCTTTGGGAGCCGAATTTTGATCTGATctcaattttatcaaaatactAGCTTAAGGCAACGACCTTTCCAACGCCGTCGTCCGAAGCGTCTCCTCCTCCTTCCCTCCCTCCCAGCCAACCGCCGCTGCAAAACCCCCGTCGTTGTCGACGCCGACGAGGTTCTCCCCCTCCCTCTCTGTTTCATTTTGTTATCTGTGTGATTTGGGTTCGAATTGATTAACTGTTTCAAGAGAGAGCAGAGCACCTTTCGTTTTGTTTGTTGGGTTCCTATTTGATGGTGGTTTTGGATTTTGGTGCGTTCTGTTTGTCCCTGTAATGGAATGTGAGGTCTCGATTTCTAGGTGCGATTATGTCTAGGTCCGGCAAGAGCTGGTGTTTCTGGTTTGAATGAAGAACATTGGATTCCGATTACTGGTTGTCTGAATCATACTTAGTATGTTTTTAATTGTGGTGGAATGATGTAATATGCTTTATTGTCTTAATTTGATTTCGTTTGAGCTGTGACATTTGTCTACCATTTGCATTTGCTGAAATTTGTTAGGTCTGTTGGGTGATGTGGTTTTGTAATGtgcctttcattttaaaaaaaaaagccgCTCTTACCTGTACATGTATTctgatgttattattattattgttgccTTTGAACTTTATTGTTGTTTTGTCTTTGacaagttaatttaatttacaattttttttgtgatgCTGAATTTATCACCTGTAAGAAGAGTTTGCTAACTAGATGTGTGGgcactcttaattttattttcaggtTATGTTTTGATATCCGAAATCTGGGCAGAGTTGATTGCCATTCAGATTGTAACATATAGACAAATAGCGAGAATAGTTTTAGACTCATTTGGGTTTGTGTCCCGATTCCATGAGCATAAGATGGCCAAGACGGTTGACACCAACCTATCTCTCTCAGATTATAAGAACCCAGAAAAACCCAATAAAGGCTCTTCACATTTTCAATGAAGCCAAATCCAGGTACCCCAATTACTGCCACAATGGTCCTGTTTATGCCACCATGATCAACATCCTTGGAACATCAGGGAGGCTGACTGAGATGAGGGATGTGATTGAGCAGATGAGAGAGGATTCATGTGAATGCAAGGATTCTGTTTTTGTGTCTGTTATTAAGACATATGCCAATGCTGGCCAGGTAGATGAAGCAATGTCTCTGTACAAAACAATTCCTCAGTTTAACTGTGTTAATTGGACAGAATCCTTCAACACCATTTTGCAGATAATGGTGAATGAGAACCGGCTTGAAATGGCCCACCATCTCTTTGTTGAGAGCTCTTGTGGTTGGGAAGTGAGGTCTCGGGTTCGAGCATTGAACTTGCTTATGTATGCTCTTTGCCAGAAGAGTCGCTCTGATTTGGCACTGCAGTTATTCCAAGAGATGGATTATCAAAGTTGCTACCCTAATAGGGACAGCTATGCAATTTTGATGAAGGGATTGTGCCAAGACAGGAGGTTACATGAGGCCACCCATTTGTTGTATTCAATGTTTTGGAGGATCTCACAGAAAGGTAATGGTGAGGATATTGTAGTCTATAGAACTCTTTTGGATGCTTTATGTGATGCTGGAAAACTTGAAGAAGCTGTGGAAATTCTAGGTAAAATTTTGAGGAAAGGACTGAAGGCTCCGAAGCGATGTTATAACCATCCTGATCTTGGCCGGTTCTTGGATGGCAAACATATAGAAAGTGCTAAACATGTGATTCATGAAGCTTTAATCAAAGGCTCAATTCCTAGTTTGGCTAGTTATAATGCCATGTCTGTTGATCTGTACACCGAAGGTAAGATAGATGAGGCTGATAAGGTCATCATGGAAATGCAAGACAGAGGCTTTAGACCAACACATTCTATCTTAGAGGCAAAAGTAGCTGCATTGTGCAAGGTTAGTAAGGTGAACGAAGCAATCAAGGTAATTGAGGAAGACATGGTGAAAGTTAATTGTCTACCAACTGCTAGAGTGTACAACATTCTCTTGAAAAGCCTATACAATGTTGGAAATTCTATGACTGTACTCGAGAGCTTGAACAAGATGTCGAACAAGGTAGGTAGTGCAGGTGACAGAGATACTTACGGCATGTTGCTGGAAATGCTTTGTGGTGAGAAAAGGTATGTGGAGGCAAGCCAACTTCTGGAGAAAATGTCAATTAAGTCATACTGGCCCAGTACCAACAGTTACAATTCTGTCATTAAGGGTCTTTGCTCCTTAGGTAGGCAATATGAAGCAGTTATGTGGTTAGAGGACATGATGAGCCAGGGAAAGCTTCCTGAAACTTCTGTCTGGAATTCATTGGcatctttattttgtaactcAGAAAAGATTAAAGTGTCTTCTCAGACATTTAGTCGCCTGAGTGGGTTGTGAAATTGTGATTAATAGAATCATGTACCaccaatcttttttttttaatttaaatgctTCTTTAATAGCTTCAAAGACACCATATTTAGTGTTGATTCAGTTGCTGACTTGACCCTTCGTAACTTGCTCAGTTACCAAGCTTGCATTAACTTTTGACCCAAAAAAACTACAAGCAGGGCATAAGATTGCTTGTGGAATCCCTGTCCTGTTTGCGTGTCCTAGGTTGGATCTTCTAAGTTGCTTTATAGTTTGGCGTTCTTCTCCTACTGATAAGTCccatattcttaaattttttcttgACTAGTTGCATTGTTTTGGGTAGATTTAAGttgttaatttttagtttttagattAGATTTAGTTTAGGAAGCATTTCAggttagttttataaatttagctTAATTAGGCAATTGTAGTGCAATTTTAGTGTTAGTCTTAGAATTAGTTCTAGAGTAGCCTGGGATTGTGGAATTTTAGTTTAGATATTAGTTTCTTAGTTTGATTACATTTTTAGAAGATAGAATTAAATAGGAATTTAGTTAAAAGATAGTAACCTAGTTTGGTAAATGGATTTAGTAATAATTCATAACTAAGAGTAGACTAGTGTAGCTTAGACTAGATTGCTTAAATAGTCCTGTATAGATTAAAGTTACTTGTATAGTTGTGTTGGGTCATAATTCAGGTTTAGGATAGGAGAATTGTAGGTGCAGTTCTGGTTTTTAGTTCTTAGCAAGATTAACTTAGTGACTTAGCCTAGTCTAGTTTAGGTAGTTTTGAATAGCATGGTAATTCTAACTTGTGTTTTTGTAATTGTAGTGCAGCTAAATGAAATAAGGTCAAGAATGAAATGGTGATCAAAACTAGTCAGCACATACAACTCAGAATTAGCTTGGCAATTATGCAGAGTTGACCAGAGAGTTCACCCAAAGTTGACTTTTTGGAATTGATCTCCAAATGCTATGACAGCTGATGGAAGCCCAAAAGGACATTGATTCACACTTGTGCTGAGTTGTTTTGACGTATAGAAGTGAAAGAAGCTGCTCTAATTAGTCAATTCGTAGAAATGAGCAAATCTTGTGTAGTGAACCAAATAAACCATGGGTTTGAGCTTAAGTAAGATGCTGAATGAAGTCTACACGTGCTGTATAGTTAAAATTGCTAAAATTGATGTTGTGCAGGAGAAGCAAGCTGTTGAGAAGAGCTTAACCAAGGTTGAGAAAGTTGGAACTGCTGACATATTGTGGTAGAAGTTGATTGACCATTTGAAGTCTGCACATGTTGTCAAGATGCTGGAGCTGCTGAGTTATCAACTAATACAAATGTGACCTACAATAGCCAGTAGGAGTCCAAAATACACAACTGAAGATGTTAGAGAATGGAGGGTCTATgagagaagaaaggaaaaacagaGGACTTAACTGCGAGACAGTTAAGTGGGTTTGGACTTAACTGCTAGACAGTTAAGTGGGTTCGGGAAAGAGGCCTATATAAGGACCTCTTTGTTGTATCAGGAAAGTAGTTAGACATTTGTTGAATTGTTGACCGGTCTTAGCAActggtgaaggaggttaagctcctggaCTACTCTGTATACTAGTTTCTTTCTTGTGAATACACACCCATTATTCATTCCATACTCTGTGGTGTTTGTCTCTGCGAGAGTAAGAGTGCGAGTGTGTTAGAATTCCTACCTGAATCCCTAACAAAGTGGTTCGACCTGCCGGATCTGTGCGGAGGAGAGAGGGTGCTATGGAGGGGAGGATGAACGTTGTTGAGGGGCGATTGGAGCACATCGAGATGGCGGTGGATGGAATGAAAGCGGAATTAGCGGCGAATCGGCAAGAATCTATGGCCATACGCATAAACATTCAGGAACTAATGCGGATGATGGGGGCTCGCGCCAGAACAACTGATGACCATTCTGACGGAAGCCAAGGGTTCGTCAACGATCACGGGGGTGGCCGTCCCCATGATGGTAGAGGAGGAGGAGGCGGGGAGCGTCTTGAAACGCTACCCAATTGGAGAAGAAGGGTGGAATTACCCACCTTTGAAGGAACTGACCCTTTGAACTGGATTAATAGGGTAGAGAAGTTCTTCGCGATCCAAAGAGTGGCGGAAGAAGAGAAGGTCGAGCTGGCGCACATTAGTATGGAGGGGAGCGCCGGGTATTGGTTTAAATTCTGGCAAGATAAGGCGAAGAATCAATCATGGGAGGGGCTGAAGGAAGCGCTGATGATACGATTCGAGAGCCGGCACCGTGGGGGAATTTTTGAGAGGATGGCGGCGATACGGCAAACGGCCACCGTGGAAGAATACGTCAGGGAATTCGAGGCGCTAGCGGGACAGACGAAGGAATTCTCTGATCACCAGCTGTTGGGATATTTTTTGGCGGGATTACGAGAGGAGTTGAGATGTCAGATGAGGCCACACGACCCGCGAGATCTGATGACCGCGATGAAGATC includes these proteins:
- the LOC128193475 gene encoding pentatricopeptide repeat-containing protein At1g05600-like isoform X1, which produces MSIRWPRRLTPTYLSQIIRTQKNPIKALHIFNEAKSRYPNYCHNGPVYATMINILGTSGRLTEMRDVIEQMREDSCECKDSVFVSVIKTYANAGQVDEAMSLYKTIPQFNCVNWTESFNTILQIMVNENRLEMAHHLFVESSCGWEVRSRVRALNLLMYALCQKSRSDLALQLFQEMDYQSCYPNRDSYAILMKGLCQDRRLHEATHLLYSMFWRISQKGNGEDIVVYRTLLDALCDAGKLEEAVEILGKILRKGLKAPKRCYNHPDLGRFLDGKHIESAKHVIHEALIKGSIPSLASYNAMSVDLYTEGKIDEADKVIMEMQDRGFRPTHSILEAKVAALCKVSKVNEAIKVIEEDMVKVNCLPTARVYNILLKSLYNVGNSMTVLESLNKMSNKVGSAGDRDTYGMLLEMLCGEKRYVEASQLLEKMSIKSYWPSTNSYNSVIKGLCSLGRQYEAVMWLEDMMSQGKLPETSVWNSLASLFCNSEKIKVSSQTFSRLSGL
- the LOC128193475 gene encoding pentatricopeptide repeat-containing protein At1g05600-like isoform X2, with amino-acid sequence MSIRWPRRLTPTYLSQIIRTQKNPIKALHIFNEAKSRYPNYCHNGPVYATMINILGTSGRLTEMRDVIEQMREDSCECKDSVFVSVIKTYANAGQVDEAMSLYKTIPQFNCVNWTESFNTILQIMVNENRLEMAHHLFVESSCGWEVRSRVRALNLLMYALCQKSRSDLALQLFQEMDYQSCYPNRDSYAILMKGLCQDRRLHEATHLLYSMFWRISQKGNGEDIVVYRTLLDALCDAGKLEEAVEILGKILRKGLKAPKRCYNHPDLGRFLDGKHIESAKHVIHEALIKGSIPSLASYNAMSVDLYTEGKIDEADKVIMEMQDRGFRPTHSILEAKVAALCKVSKVNEAIKVIEEDMVKVNCLPTARVYNILLKSLYNVGNSMTVLESLNKMSNKVGSAGDRDTYGMLLEMLCGEKSAAK